The genomic interval GCACTGTCCAAGTCGCGGAGCACTTCTCTCGGGGTGCCGCCGATCGGCGACACCTGCCACAACGTGCGCACCGCTTCGGTGCGCTGCCGTGTCGTGTAGAGCAACCATTCGCCATCGGGGGTGAAGGCCAGGTTGCCGAGGGCGATGTCGGGACGCGGCGGCACGATCTCCGCCTCGGTCCCGGTGGAGATCTGGCGGATCCGAATCGACACTTGATCCGTCGTCGGGTCGTTGTAGGTGTAGGCGATGAACTGACCTTTGGGGGCGAACGCGGGCGCGCCAGCGTTGCCCGAGTTGGTGAGCTTGGTCATCTGCAGCGGCGCCGCCGGGACCTCGGGCTTCCCGCGCTCGCGTCTGCCCCAGAAGACGAGCGCGAGCGCCGCCGTCAAGGCCACGACGCCCACGGCCAAGCCGAGGGGACCGAGGAGCCGCCGCCTTGCTGGAACTGGTGCCACTCCAGAAACACCGGACGCGGTGCCTCCAGGGGGACCGCTCGGCGGGGGCAAGGGCGTGGCCATGCTCGTAGGCGTCGCGCCCACAGTGCCCCACCCGGACGACATCCCGCTCCCCGGCAGACTGATGCGCGCTTCGGGCACGGCGCCCGATGCCGGAGCAATCCCAGGCACGCCACCCTGCGACGGGTAAGTCGCCGTCACCTCGCCCGAATCGAGATCGCGCAGCAGCGCCCGCAAGTCGATGGCGAGATCCTTCGCCGACTGGTAGCGCTCGCTCGGATTCTTCGCCATGCACTTGCGCACGATGCGCACCAGCTCCGCCGGCAGACCGGACCCGAGGCTCTGCAGGCGTGGCGGCTCGTGGATGATGGCGTGCATCACCTCGACGCTGGACGGCGCCTGGAAGGGCTGCTTCCCGGTCAACATCTCGACCATGATGCTGCCGAAGGTGAAGATGTCCGAGCGGTGATCCACATGCTGGCCGCGTGCCTGCTCCGGCGACATGTACGCCACCGTCCCGAGGACCATGCCGGGCTGCGTCAGCCCTTCGTTCCCGGGGGAGGGCTGCTGGATCAGCGTCTCTGCGCTCGGGCTCGGCATCTCGTGGCCGCCGCCCAGCTTGGCGAGGCCGAAGTCGAGGATCTTGGCCACGCCGTCCGGCCGCACCATGAGGTTCTCGGGCTTGAGATCGCGGTGCACCACGCCGGCCTCGTGGGCTGCATGCAACCCTTCCGCCACCTGCGCGGCGAAGTCCAGGATCTGCCGCAGGTCGGGTGCATCGGAGCGGAGCATCTCGCGCAGCGAGCGACCGGCGATGAACTCGAGGCAGATGAAGTGCTTGCCGTCGGCCTCGTCGATCTCGAAGATCGTGGTGATGTTGGGATGATTGAGCGCCGAGGTCGCCAGCGCTTCCTGCTTGAAGCGCGCGACGCGGTCGGCGTCCTTCACGAACTGCGGTGGCAGCAGCTTGAGCGCTACCTCGCGGCGCATCTTGGTGTCCAGCGCCCTGTACACCTCGCCCATGCCCCCGGCGCCGAGGCGGTCGAGGATCTTGTAGCGCGCGATCATTTCTTGCATGACACACTCACCCGCCAGTCGCAGCCGACACCGGCGGCATTGCATTCGCCCGTCCGGGTCTCCGCCCCAGCGCTGGCGGACCCGAGCCTCCCTCGTTCCCTCTGGCCCCGGTCCCGGCGCACAGGTCCCTCAGAATACACCCGTCACGAAGTGCAACTCCAAGCGAACGTCCCGCGAGCGGTCCGGCCCCATGGGGAAGGCCACGTCGAGGCGGAGGAAAGTGGGGTCTCCGAAGGGACCGAGGTAGTATTGCACACCGAGCCCGGCGGCGGCGATCCAGGCGTCGGTGGCGCCGTCCCAGGTGCGGGCGGCGTCGGCCCAGGGCACGAACTGGAAACGCAGCCGCCAGAGGACCGGGATGTGGCTGTGCGTGAAGAGATCGTAAGGAATCAGGTACTCCAGCCGGCCGGCGAAGGCCGATTCGCCCACCTGGGCGCGCTTCTTGTAGCCGCGCACCGTGGAGAGCCCGCCGGCGTCGGCCAGGCGTTGCACCGGAGCGTCGCCCCCGGTGTGGGCGTAGCGGGCGCGCAGCACGAACTCCTGGCGCCAGAAGTAGCGGCGTAGCGCCAGTTGCAGATCCGTACGGTTGTAGGTGAAGTCCCCACCCAGGTCGCCGCCGGCGACGCGGTGCTCTGCATCCAGCCTCGCCATGTACCGCGCCAGACCGCCGAGGCGGAGCCTGCCGACCACGGCGCGATCGGTGCCGTCTTGCACCGGATCGTTCACCGGCGCCATGTCGCCGAAGAGGGCGAAGCTGGTGGTCGCCGCCGCGCTCGCTTCCTCGGCGGCCTCGTAGCCGACGGCGAGGCGCACGCTGCGGTAGCGCCGCCACTCGAGGAAGGCACCGCCGCCGCGGCTGCGCAGATAGTCGCGCGCGTCCTCGCCGCCGACGAAGGCGCGGATGCTGTTCCAGAGCGGGCGGTTCGAGCCGTAGGGCACCGCGCGTTCTCCGTAGTAGACGTGCGCACCGAGACCCCAATCACCCGGCGCCAAGGGAAAGCGCAGCGCCTCGTAGTGCCGGAACTTCTCGCTGCCGAAGGCATAGCCGGCCTGGAGCTCGACCCAGGGCTCACGCTCTTCATCCTGGCGGCTGCCGACGTCCAATCCCGCCGCGAGCACGAAACCCTCGACGCGGTTGTAGTTCCACAGCCGCGAGCCGAAGTTGAAGCCCGGGCGGAAGTCCGTGGGATTCTTCTTGCGCGACTTCTCCAGCCCGAGCGAGTCGAGTGCCGCCAGGGCGGAGTCACGGAAAGTCCGGTTGGGCTGGAGGAGCTCCGGGTCGTAGCGGGCCTTGTCCTGGCGCTGCAAGCGCTCGCGCAGACTCTCGGGGGGAAGACTGTCCGGAGTGACCGGCGTCTCCAGCACCGGGGCCCGGGTGCTGTCCGCTTCCTCCTGGGCCAACGCAGGCGCTGGTGTCCCCATGAGTGCCAGCGTCCCCGCGCTCGCCAGCACCCCCGCACTCACCAGCACTCCACCGCTCGCCAGGGCACCCGTCAGGGCACCCGTCTCCCACCAGGCAGCTGCGAGTGCCGCCACGCACCGAATGGCCCAGGAACGCCGCATGTCACCGTTTCCCGAAGATGCGTTCGTCATAGCCCTGATCGAAGCGGAAGTCTTCCCGCAGCAGCGCCACCGCCACGTTTTCCGGCGCCTTGCCGAAGAACACGTTGCGCAGCTCGATCTCCAGCATGACGCGGGTGAACACCCATTCGCCGCCCGGGAGCTCTTCCCAGTGGCGGGAGAAGCTCTTCATGTCCTTCACCAGGAGGGGGAAGGGATTTTGATTGAAGGTGAACTCCTCGTGGACGATGCGGTAGGCGTCGGTGTCCACGTAGACGATCCCGGACGGCAGGATCTTGAACTCGGATTTCGGCCGGAAGCCCACCTTGAAGATGACGTGATTGGCTTCGATGGTGCGATCGAGTAGCTCGAAGTTGAACTCCTGTTGGTCTTCCAGGAAAAACGGCAGTTCGACGAAGTCGCTGAAGCCCCCGGCTTCCATCTTGACGCTCGGGTCTTTTTCAGGGGATTCGTCCAGCACCCAGGCGTCTTCTTGCAGCTTGAAGCGGTGAACTTCTTCACCGACCTTCACGGAGCGGCTGAAGCCGGTGTCGTCGGCGAACATCTTGAAGACCGCATCGCGCACTTCCTTCTTCTTCTTCCAGTGCAGGATGCTGCGCACCGTGAGCGTGTAGGTGATGTCCCGGTGTCCGGCGAGCTTGGTCTTCTCCCCCTGGAGGCACCGCGCCAGAATCTCCTCCAGGGTGAGTTTCTTGCGTTCGACGTGCACGGTGTCCGTGGCGCCAGAGGAAGGCTGCGCCGTGGCGGTCGCCGCGGGCAGCGTGAACGCTGCCGCCAGCAGGAGGAGGCGCGCTTGCTTCACGAAGCCTGTTCTTGCCATGGGGATCAGGCGCGCACACGGCGCGGGGCGGCGGGATCCGGGACCTTGTCGATGCGTCGCAAGATGCGGTAGCGCGAGTCGCGCTGGGCGGGGACGTAGCCAGCCTCCTGGATGCCGCGTTGCAAGGCGATCTCCGCCACGCTGCACAGGCTGGTGCCGGCGGCGGAAACGACGTTCTCTTCCATCATGGTGCTGCCGAAATCGTCGCAGCCGAACTCCAGGGCCACCTGCGCCAGCTTCGTCCCCTGTGTCGGCCAGGAAGCCTGGACGTGGTCGAAGTTGTCCAGGAAGAGCCGCGCCAGGGCGACGAGTCGCAGGTATTCGTGAGCGCTGGCGCCGAAGAGACCGCGTTCCTTGCTGGCACCGAGCGAGGTGTTCTCGATCTGCAGCGTCCAGGCGATGAAGGCGGCGAAGCCGGCCCCGTGCCGGCGCAGGCTCTCGTCCTGCAGAGTGCGGAGCTTGAGCAGGTGGCCGACGCGTTGCTCCGCCGTCTCGCCGAAGCCGATGACCATGGTGGCCGTGGTCACGAGACCCAGCGATTGCGCGATGCGCATGGCCTCGAGCCAGCCGGCGGCGCTCTGTTTCTTCGGGCTGACACGCCCGCGCACCTCGTCGTCCAGCATCTCGGCGCCGCCGCCAGGGAGACCGTCGAGCCCGGCCGCTTGCAAGCGCCGCAGGACCTCGGTCATCGTGCAGCCCTCGATCTGAGCGATGTGATCGATTTCCGAGGGCGAGAAGCAGTTCAACTCGATTTCGGGGTACTCCGCCCGCATCCAGAGCAGCAGCTCCTCGTACCAGGCGAGGGGCAGGCGGGGGTTGTGTCCACCTTGCATGAGGACGCGGGTGCCGCCGGCGTCGAGGAGCTCCTCCATCTTGGCGGCGATGGCAGCGCGGGAAAGCGTGTAAGCCTCGGGATGCGTTTCGCTGTGACGGTAGAAGGCGCAGAAATGACAGTCGGTGATGCAGACGTTCGTATAGTTGATGTTGCGGTCGACGAGGTAGGTGACACGGCGCTCGGGAACGTGGCGGAAGCGCGCCGCCCGCGCCGCTTGCCCGAGGTCGAGGAGCTCCGCTTCGCGATGCAAGCGCACGGCCTCGTCCGCCGTCAACCGGCGCCCCTGGGCGGCCTCGTGCAGCAGCTTCTCCACCGTCGCGACCGCCATCGGAACCTCCTGAGAAGCCACCGGCTGCGTCTCTCCTCCGACCTCATACGACGCGAAGCCCTAGAAGGGTACAGTCGGTGCAGCCGCAAACCTTAACGGAACCGGCAGGGGATTTCCAGGCCGCCTGGCAGAACTCTCGCCGCCCTGTCACAATCCTGACGGAGAGGTTCGGGCGCGGAGCCGCTTGGCCGGTGCGACCTGGTGGCGAGCCGGCGAGGGCCACTGCTGAAAACCGAGGTGGGACTGCGTGCTGACACTGGTGGTGGCAGCCATCATCATGTTCTCGAGCGGTATCTGTGCCGCGAGTGAGCGCGCAGCGGTGCAGGTGACCCAGCCCATCGGAGGCACCGCTAACGATGTTGTCCTCGGCCAAGTGCTGTATGTGGACTTCTTTGACTCTTTCGAGCGATACCGATCCGTGAGACTGACTGCAAGCGAGAATGCCGTCAAGACAGACCAGGGTGCACAGAATCTGAACGTCGCCTTTGATTTCGGAATCAAGATCCAGATCCTCGGGATCAAGCAAACATCGTTCGACGAGATGATCCAGGCATTTGCGGCTCGTGAAACGCTGCAGGTCGAGATGGCCTTACCGCCGCGTGGAAAACCATCAGATTACTTCGAGCCGATTCGCGAGCTGATCGTTCATGCGACGAAACAGTGCGTACTCGAGAACGCAAAGCGCTACTCGCCACCTCTGAAGTACGTATCTCTGCAGGTCACGGGCGACCCAGAGTTCGCGAAACTGTCCGGTGATTACTCGCTGGAGAACATTCCCGCTCATCTTCCTGCCCGCAGCGGGTGGGGCAGGATCCGGTAGTGAAGGAAGACGCCTGTAGCAAGGCCACGATGTTGCATGCATCGAATCTCTGCTCTAGGGAGGTCGCTTGACCGACGCCCTCGAACGACTGCTCGCGTCGCGCGAAGTCGTCTTCCTCGACGGTCCGACTGGGACGGAGCTGGAGCGCCGCGGCGTGCCGACAAAGCGGCCGCTCTGGACCGCCGATGCCGCCGTCGCGGTGCCCGAGATCTTGCAGCAGATCCATCTCGACTACCTGCAGGCGGGAGCCAACATCATCACGGCGAATACCTTCCGGACCACGCCGTACACGCTCCGCAAGTGCGGCCGCGAGCAGGAGGCAGCAGAGCTCACCGAACGAAGCGTAGCCGTGGCACACCGGGCCTGCGAGATCATGGGTCGCGGCTTGGTGGCGGGAAGCATGGCTCCCTTGGAGGATTGCTTCCACCCCGAGCGCGTGCCGCCCGGTGAAGTGCTCCTGCGCGAGCACTCCGCCCACGCCCTCAATCTCCAGGCGGCCGGCGTCGACCTCCTCCTGGTCGAGACCATGAACACGGCGCGCGAAGCCCACGATGCGGCGCTCGTCGCCCTCGACACTGGTCTCCCCGTTCTCGTCAGCCTGATCCTCGATCCCAACGGGACCGGCGACTTGCTTTCCGGCGAGGACCTCGAGGTGGCTTGGGCGCACCTTCGGCCCCTGCCGGTGGCGGGATTCCTGGTGAACTGCTCGCCGCCAGTGGTCGTGACCGCGGCTCTCGAACGCATGCAATGGTCCGAGGAGGAGCGCCCCATCGGCGCCTACGCCAACTACGGCAAAGAAACCCCGGACGGCCAGTGGGCGCCCGACACGAGCACGCCGCCGGCGGAGTACGGCCGCATCGCTGCCTCCTGGCGCGACCTCGGCGCGCGGCTCATCGGCGGCTGCTGCGGCACGACACCGGAGCACCTGCGCGCCGCCACC from Candidatus Krumholzibacteriia bacterium carries:
- a CDS encoding protein kinase, with the protein product MQEMIARYKILDRLGAGGMGEVYRALDTKMRREVALKLLPPQFVKDADRVARFKQEALATSALNHPNITTIFEIDEADGKHFICLEFIAGRSLREMLRSDAPDLRQILDFAAQVAEGLHAAHEAGVVHRDLKPENLMVRPDGVAKILDFGLAKLGGGHEMPSPSAETLIQQPSPGNEGLTQPGMVLGTVAYMSPEQARGQHVDHRSDIFTFGSIMVEMLTGKQPFQAPSSVEVMHAIIHEPPRLQSLGSGLPAELVRIVRKCMAKNPSERYQSAKDLAIDLRALLRDLDSGEVTATYPSQGGVPGIAPASGAVPEARISLPGSGMSSGWGTVGATPTSMATPLPPPSGPPGGTASGVSGVAPVPARRRLLGPLGLAVGVVALTAALALVFWGRRERGKPEVPAAPLQMTKLTNSGNAGAPAFAPKGQFIAYTYNDPTTDQVSIRIRQISTGTEAEIVPPRPDIALGNLAFTPDGEWLLYTTRQRTEAVRTLWQVSPIGGTPREVLRDLDSAPSFAPDGQRFVFQRSKTPRDVHFYTATLGSSEEPKEVLAVPEEALGIGGPVWSPADEEIVYTQVDRGDLLHRKLMIRNLESGATRAVPGPRWMQLAGYGWTVDGKGLYVTGSKTWVDHLQISRIGLTDGSVHPVTQGFDEHSIIAMRRDGKALATVRTTVASQLWHVPMGGTPAANAAQARQITRGTTFVGSPRVSPDGTQISVVSEEGGHMDLWVMGVDGSNRRQLTFGAAQDFSQTWSPDGRRVAYASESEGDLQVWVTDADGKNAQQLTRVGNTNYAPSWSPDGKWIAFISSIEDSSILYKIRPEGGDAVRVSGSAKVMMLTEWSPDGNSVLTWLFPEKPSAQLEAGVFPASGAGELRRYPFLPRSQWSMLGLRWTPDSKNLSTIEQVDGTWSVRIIPLEGSAPHVVVSFPGEDVLFNYGWSPDGRFLIAQRGTMNSDILLLENLP
- the mqnC gene encoding cyclic dehypoxanthinyl futalosine synthase; this translates as MAVATVEKLLHEAAQGRRLTADEAVRLHREAELLDLGQAARAARFRHVPERRVTYLVDRNINYTNVCITDCHFCAFYRHSETHPEAYTLSRAAIAAKMEELLDAGGTRVLMQGGHNPRLPLAWYEELLLWMRAEYPEIELNCFSPSEIDHIAQIEGCTMTEVLRRLQAAGLDGLPGGGAEMLDDEVRGRVSPKKQSAAGWLEAMRIAQSLGLVTTATMVIGFGETAEQRVGHLLKLRTLQDESLRRHGAGFAAFIAWTLQIENTSLGASKERGLFGASAHEYLRLVALARLFLDNFDHVQASWPTQGTKLAQVALEFGCDDFGSTMMEENVVSAAGTSLCSVAEIALQRGIQEAGYVPAQRDSRYRILRRIDKVPDPAAPRRVRA
- a CDS encoding homocysteine S-methyltransferase family protein, with translation MTDALERLLASREVVFLDGPTGTELERRGVPTKRPLWTADAAVAVPEILQQIHLDYLQAGANIITANTFRTTPYTLRKCGREQEAAELTERSVAVAHRACEIMGRGLVAGSMAPLEDCFHPERVPPGEVLLREHSAHALNLQAAGVDLLLVETMNTAREAHDAALVALDTGLPVLVSLILDPNGTGDLLSGEDLEVAWAHLRPLPVAGFLVNCSPPVVVTAALERMQWSEEERPIGAYANYGKETPDGQWAPDTSTPPAEYGRIAASWRDLGARLIGGCCGTTPEHLRAATAR